One genomic region from Sorangium aterium encodes:
- a CDS encoding ArsR/SmtB family transcription factor has translation MVQYSSVRLDASFAALSDATRRGVLEQLGRADASITDLAEKFHMTLTGMKKHVGVLERAGLVTTEKVGRVRTCKLGPRQLDEETAWIERYRQLWAARFDELDKVIEELKRKENVDGRK, from the coding sequence ATGGTTCAGTATTCGAGTGTCCGCCTCGATGCTTCCTTCGCCGCGCTTTCCGACGCGACCCGGCGCGGCGTTCTGGAGCAGCTCGGACGAGCCGACGCTTCGATCACGGACCTCGCCGAGAAGTTTCACATGACCCTCACGGGCATGAAGAAGCACGTCGGCGTCCTCGAGCGGGCCGGGCTCGTCACCACCGAGAAGGTCGGCCGCGTGCGTACCTGCAAGCTCGGCCCGCGCCAGCTCGACGAAGAGACGGCGTGGATCGAGAGGTACCGCCAGCTCTGGGCCGCACGCTTCGACGAGCTGGACAAGGTCATCGAGGAGCTGAAACGAAAGGAGAACGTCGATGGACGCAAGTAA
- a CDS encoding SRPBCC family protein, whose amino-acid sequence MDASKESEPQLTSNRTTVEPKSDREIVVTRTFDAPARIVFQAWTTPELFRRWWIPKSMPVPLLSYEADIRAGGSYRLVFGHDAAQPMAFFGTYLEVTPHSRIVWTNDEAGDDGAVTTVTLEEKGGKTLQVLHELYRSKQARDAALASGAYSGMGETFEQLDELLVTLGTTARSS is encoded by the coding sequence ATGGACGCAAGTAAAGAGAGTGAGCCCCAATTGACGAGCAATCGCACGACGGTGGAACCGAAGTCCGATCGCGAGATCGTCGTCACACGGACCTTCGATGCCCCGGCGCGCATCGTGTTCCAGGCGTGGACCACGCCGGAGCTGTTCAGGCGGTGGTGGATACCGAAGTCGATGCCCGTGCCTCTACTTTCCTACGAAGCGGATATTCGCGCCGGCGGCAGCTACCGCCTGGTCTTTGGTCACGATGCCGCGCAGCCGATGGCGTTCTTCGGCACGTACCTCGAAGTGACACCGCATTCGCGCATCGTGTGGACGAACGACGAAGCGGGCGACGATGGCGCCGTCACGACCGTGACCCTCGAGGAAAAAGGCGGCAAGACGCTGCAGGTGCTGCACGAGCTCTATCGATCGAAGCAAGCGCGCGACGCCGCCCTGGCCTCGGGCGCGTACAGCGGGATGGGCGAGACGTTCGAGCAGCTCGATGAGCTTCTCGTCACGCTTGGTACGACGGCGCGATCGTCCTGA
- a CDS encoding FAD-dependent monooxygenase: protein MDSWPMDEQVDVVVVGAGPVGLLLAIELKLGGAGVMVLERLTAPSVALKGTAVGPLGVEALQRRSMGPALAGAEDRHFAAMGPVGVERRAQAHRSRGHFALLPLRSEAVGEPERRMLWVNQQGVEAILGARAAALDIEVRRGCEVTGLDQHDDGVALHWASPDGPEHARCAWLVGCDGGRSSIRKLAGFAFPGTPPSQFMYQAVLDLDHPERLPRGSTRTPEGVVMNGPRPRWLAMHDFSGPLADRNAPVTREEIEGVLRRISGADVRVTAMEQANRFTDSARLVDTYRRDRVLLAGDAAHIHSPLGGQGLSLGLVDAANLGWKLAAVVRGDKPDSLLDSYTSERRPVAEAVLANTLAQVALTRSDPQSSAMRQIFAKLMEIDAVNGHLDGLTSGLATRYDLGAERDLVGRLTGDRPVGRADARTSLFAEMAEGEGIVLDASPDGQAAGLAAGFTRVRCLPADAGPSMLIRPDGCIAWAGDVGDVEGLVDALERWFASAAPRPGGFQEQSCSASRSSRYSTLATSAKA from the coding sequence ATGGATTCATGGCCGATGGACGAGCAAGTCGATGTCGTGGTTGTAGGCGCCGGGCCGGTCGGGCTCCTGCTCGCGATCGAGCTCAAGCTGGGCGGCGCCGGTGTGATGGTGCTCGAGCGGCTCACTGCGCCGAGCGTCGCCCTGAAGGGGACTGCAGTCGGACCGCTCGGCGTGGAGGCGCTCCAGCGCCGGAGCATGGGCCCAGCGCTCGCCGGGGCGGAGGATCGCCACTTCGCGGCCATGGGACCGGTGGGCGTAGAGAGGCGGGCGCAGGCACACAGGTCCAGGGGGCATTTCGCCCTTCTCCCTCTCCGATCAGAAGCAGTGGGCGAGCCCGAACGGCGCATGCTCTGGGTGAACCAGCAGGGCGTGGAGGCGATCCTGGGCGCGCGGGCGGCCGCGCTCGACATCGAGGTACGGCGCGGGTGCGAGGTCACGGGCTTGGACCAGCATGACGATGGCGTCGCGCTCCACTGGGCTTCCCCGGACGGGCCGGAGCATGCGCGCTGCGCCTGGCTTGTCGGATGTGACGGAGGGCGCAGTTCGATCCGCAAGTTGGCCGGTTTTGCCTTCCCCGGTACGCCGCCGAGCCAATTCATGTACCAGGCCGTGCTCGACCTCGACCACCCCGAGCGCCTGCCGCGCGGGTCGACCCGCACGCCGGAGGGCGTCGTCATGAACGGACCTCGGCCTCGCTGGCTTGCGATGCACGACTTCAGCGGTCCGCTGGCTGATCGCAATGCGCCCGTCACGCGCGAGGAGATCGAAGGCGTGCTGCGCCGAATCAGCGGCGCGGATGTCCGCGTGACGGCGATGGAGCAGGCGAATCGCTTCACGGACAGCGCACGTCTGGTCGACACGTACCGCCGGGATCGCGTCCTGCTCGCGGGTGATGCGGCGCACATCCATTCGCCTTTGGGCGGCCAGGGGCTGAGCCTTGGGCTGGTCGACGCGGCCAACCTCGGCTGGAAGCTCGCCGCCGTCGTTCGCGGCGACAAGCCGGACAGCCTGCTCGACAGCTACACGTCCGAGCGGCGGCCCGTGGCCGAGGCCGTGCTGGCCAACACGCTCGCCCAGGTCGCGCTCACGCGGTCCGACCCGCAGTCGAGCGCAATGCGGCAGATCTTCGCGAAGCTGATGGAGATCGACGCCGTGAATGGCCATCTCGACGGACTGACGAGCGGTCTGGCCACGCGCTACGACCTCGGCGCGGAGCGAGACCTGGTCGGACGCCTCACCGGCGATCGGCCGGTCGGCCGCGCCGACGCTCGAACATCGCTGTTCGCGGAGATGGCGGAAGGCGAAGGCATAGTGCTCGACGCGTCTCCTGACGGGCAAGCGGCCGGTCTCGCCGCCGGGTTCACGCGGGTGCGCTGCTTACCGGCCGACGCAGGTCCGTCGATGCTGATCCGGCCCGACGGGTGCATTGCTTGGGCCGGCGACGTGGGAGACGTCGAGGGGTTGGTGGACGCGCTCGAGCGCTGGTTCGCGTCCGCCGCTCCCCGGCCAGGCGGCTTCCAGGAACAATCATGCTCGGCGAGCAGGTCGTCGAGGTACTCCACGTTGGCGACCTCGGCGAAGGCGTAG